The DNA sequence TGTCGTGTGAGTACTCGTCATTTAAATTAAGTTGGAGTTCATGCTCACTCCAAGCTAGTGTTGGAGTAGATATGATAATGAAATTAACAGTAGTAATCAAAAAAAGAAGACAAACCCTAGGATAATTTTCTTTAAGAAATTTGGAAATCCCTCTAACCTTTTCATGTTTTTCTAATAGAAGGCTTATCTTCATTTTTTTACACTATCTTGATACTATAATTTTACAAATCTATATAGTATGATAATTAAGAGTTAATATAATAGTAAATAAGAATTTGATTTAATATTTTATTGATTCTGATTTCATAATTAAGAATTTGCACTGAAGAATCTTACACTTTGAGCGATAAGCAAATAACTCACTCCCAATTCCAGAATGAATCACTTTAACGCATAAGAAAAAAAACCAAAAGGAAAAGACGACATTTTATACCAAAAACTTAATATAACATCTAGTATGCATTAGGTGTACTTGTAATAGGCAAATTAAACTAAGTATACTTAAGTTGAAAAAAATGGGAAAAGGTTCTCATCAAAAAAAAGGCATAGATCGAATATTGGATGTACTTAGTGAGAATCTAGATGGGTTAAAGTTTACTGAGGTCATGAAAAAAGCAGACCTTAGTCGAGCTATGACCAATACTTATTTAAAAAAGCTCCAAAAACAAGGCAAGATAGAAAGGACGATCGATAGGCACTATATAATAACTAAAGATGGACAAATCGCGAAAGATAGAGACAGTAATGTCCAAGTCCTATGTCGGACTGTTGAAATCATACAAGATAGAATTGAAAAGCCCTACAAAAGCAAAAAGCGTTATTATCCTGTTATCCCAATCGAAACTACTCTAAGTTTGACACCAGAATTGAAAGAATTCCTGATTCAAAAACTTGATGAGGATATCGATCTAAAGGATTTTATTGATCCTGACATATTTTGCGAATTACAACTTTCACTTATTCAAAAAAAGGTGGAAGATATTGTTGATAATTGGGTCGAACATAAAATTAAAATGATGAAATCAGACGAACGGGAGAAGTTTTTAAGAAGATTATATAAAGACCGCATTCAAAGTATGACAAAAGATAGACGAGATAGATATATGCAACGCGTTTATGAACAATATTCTACTGAGAAGAAAGGGACAATTGATTTAACTTCGGAACCATTAAAAATTGAAAATGTTTTGAATTTTGAAGTGGGTTTATTTGTAAAATTTACTGGAAAGGATCTTTTAAAACGAATTGAGCAGAAAATACTGAAAAACAGACTTTCAATTTTTTTCCTACATTGGGTAAGGAAACAGAACCCAGTTCTTATGCCGATGTTATCCGAATTGATCGTGAAAGGTGGTTACTTAAGAGAGGATGAGTTTATAAAATTGACTAAAGATGACCCAGCTATATCCGAGACCGCGTTCTTGGCAGGTAGAGTTAAGTATGAAGAATTAGGCTGGGTAGAGCCTAAGAAGATTGATGTTAAGAAGAAAAAACGTGCCTAACCGCTTGATTGTTTTTAAATAATTTAATTTCTACTGGAAACACATAAAAAAATAAACAGTACACAATCTAAATTAGAAAAAATGGTGCGGGGAGTGGGATTCGAACCCACGAACCCCTGCGGGACAGGAGTTCTGCTGCATATTTTTTTAATATTTTGGCACGAAATACCAAAGCAATTTTATTTTATATGCATCCTCAGTCCTGCGCATTCAATGATTTTATCATCTTTGACCTGGCTTGGCAACCCCCGCTTAATTAGAATCTAAAATATTGTCTCGTATAAAAATTGTTTTAAAGCAATTTCGCTCCTGCATTAGAAATCCTTGATACTATTAATTTATTTCCGATCCCTTTTACTGAATCGATAATCCTATCTTCATATTCTTCCTCAACTATGCTATGTACAGCGTCTCCTATCATATTTTGAGTTGCACCT is a window from the Candidatus Bathyarchaeota archaeon genome containing:
- a CDS encoding winged helix-turn-helix domain-containing protein is translated as MGKGSHQKKGIDRILDVLSENLDGLKFTEVMKKADLSRAMTNTYLKKLQKQGKIERTIDRHYIITKDGQIAKDRDSNVQVLCRTVEIIQDRIEKPYKSKKRYYPVIPIETTLSLTPELKEFLIQKLDEDIDLKDFIDPDIFCELQLSLIQKKVEDIVDNWVEHKIKMMKSDEREKFLRRLYKDRIQSMTKDRRDRYMQRVYEQYSTEKKGTIDLTSEPLKIENVLNFEVGLFVKFTGKDLLKRIEQKILKNRLSIFFLHWVRKQNPVLMPMLSELIVKGGYLREDEFIKLTKDDPAISETAFLAGRVKYEELGWVEPKKIDVKKKKRA